A stretch of the Archangium violaceum genome encodes the following:
- a CDS encoding sigma-70 family RNA polymerase sigma factor gives MDTLESLVRSFVARLPPSLREGLPATVELERCVGEWLRAAQSTWPTLSLDPGNFLAHVAQCLSEETDARALDSLRAADLYLASGCAMGNAQAVALLEQHHGREVDAAWARTGEGKLSREDLRQRVWQKLLVARPEQRPGIHEYAGRGELRNWIRMVALREMLDAVRVRRAAGAPERLEELGEAWEAASPEEDPELAHLKSLYRSHFNDAFREALKALGPRERNLLRQTYVHGLSAAELAQLYRVHRVSVARWLADARRQVLEGTRSVLSQRLKLEGSQLDSILRMAQSGVDLSLERVLRTQGD, from the coding sequence ATGGACACGCTCGAGAGCCTGGTTCGGAGCTTCGTCGCTCGGCTTCCACCCTCCTTGCGCGAGGGGCTGCCCGCCACGGTGGAGCTCGAACGGTGCGTGGGGGAATGGCTCCGGGCCGCCCAGAGCACCTGGCCCACCCTCTCGCTCGACCCCGGGAACTTCCTCGCGCACGTCGCCCAATGCCTGTCGGAAGAGACCGACGCGCGAGCGCTGGACTCGCTGCGGGCGGCCGATCTCTACCTCGCCAGCGGATGCGCGATGGGGAACGCCCAGGCCGTCGCGCTGCTCGAGCAGCACCATGGGCGCGAAGTGGACGCCGCGTGGGCGCGGACGGGCGAGGGCAAGCTGTCCCGGGAGGATCTGCGCCAGCGCGTATGGCAGAAGTTGCTGGTGGCGCGGCCGGAGCAGCGGCCGGGAATCCACGAGTACGCGGGCCGCGGAGAGCTGCGGAACTGGATTCGCATGGTGGCCCTTCGAGAGATGCTCGACGCGGTCCGGGTCCGCCGCGCCGCGGGAGCTCCCGAGCGGCTGGAGGAGCTGGGAGAGGCCTGGGAGGCGGCCAGCCCGGAGGAGGATCCCGAGCTGGCCCACCTCAAGTCGCTCTACCGGTCGCACTTCAATGACGCCTTCCGCGAGGCCCTGAAGGCGCTTGGCCCCCGGGAGCGCAACCTGCTGCGCCAGACGTACGTCCACGGGCTCAGCGCGGCGGAGCTCGCCCAGCTCTACCGGGTGCACCGGGTCTCCGTCGCCCGCTGGCTCGCCGACGCCCGCCGCCAGGTGCTCGAAGGCACCCGGAGCGTGCTCTCCCAACGGTTGAAGCTGGAGGGCTCCCAGCTCGACAGCATCCTGCGGATGGCCCAGAGCGGAGTGGACCTGAGCCTCGAGCGGGTGCTGCGCACCCAGGGTGACTGA